One Vigna unguiculata cultivar IT97K-499-35 chromosome 7, ASM411807v1, whole genome shotgun sequence genomic region harbors:
- the LOC114192761 gene encoding uncharacterized protein LOC114192761, producing the protein MDEWKEDAHIPEFGNWDLTNDFPITRYFECTTQPRLLRYTSSSAETRLHHKPPLPLRNHTKQDTRNKGKRSPHGNANKGKVYVVKEQARKTDRRRKHMQVQQDDTVPRTPKPVDEDLYKIPPELLHTSNKRKKIMGFISKCFVQLSCHEHC; encoded by the exons ATGGAT GAATGGAAGGAAGACGCACACATTCCAGAGTTTGGGAACTGGGATTTAACCAATGACTTCCCAATCACTCGCTACTTCGAGTGTACAACACAGCCCCGTCTGCTTCGTTACACCTCTTCCTCCGCTGAAACTCGTCTCCACCACAAACCTCCTCTCCCCCTCCGAAATCATACCAAACAG GATACGAGGAACAAGGGAAAGAGGAGCCCGCATGGGAATGCTAACAAAGGAAAAGTGTACGTAGTGAAGGAACAAGCAAGGAAGACTGATAGAAGAAGGAAGCATATGCAGGTGCAACAAGACGACACCGTTCCGCGAACTCCCAAACCCGTTGACGAAGATCTCTATAAGATCCCTCCCGAACTCCTCCACACTTCCAACAAACGG AAGAAAATTATGGGGTTCATTTCCAAGTGTTTTGTACAGCTTTCGTGTCACGAGCACTGCTAA
- the LOC114190896 gene encoding probable serine/threonine-protein kinase PBL25, producing the protein MNCFPCCAPKKSLSKREHDAPAPAPEPEAAAAAGGAPAAAPAPAPAPEIKKQKSDDQISVDPENIKVRAFTFRELATATKNFRQDCLLDEGIFGRVYKGVIPATGQLVAVKQLDRNGIGKEFLGDVSDLSLMQHENLVNLIGYCADGDQRLLVYELFSGRTLESRLFENKEDEGPLSWFDRMKIVAGASKGLEYLHESADPPIIFKDLKASSILVDNDFKAKVRDVGMAKLFGADKMNNGPPRLMGNNGYCAPEYVRAGQISKKSDVYSFGVILLELITGRRAIDTTRPNEEQNLVAWATPLFRDPKRYPDMADPVLKRNFPDKDLNQVVAIASMCLQEEAEARPFISDVVTALSFLSAAPVAAPAPPSASESETGSVSRKGSRRSSVDGDGQLPPAVSSKNSRKGSKKSSLKLLSQKLSQKSSGEDSGRKSGKKSHKDPSQKKSSRKSSLRGLSHKSSKKSSSRKSSKDSEDGSVSSSCRSSSVASDDERSMSARSSMRLSQGSDHSDSNNSSRRTEDADHNLLDRTSTMESDVGSGHPFDQNSSSGSSVYSR; encoded by the exons ATGAATTGCTTCCCTTGTTGTGCACCTAAGAAAAGCCTGAGCAAGAGGGAACATGATGCTCCAGCACCAGCACCGGAACCtgaagcagcagcagcagcaggaGGAGCACCAGCAGCAGCACCAGCACCAGCACCAGCACCAG aaataaagaaacaaaaatcagATGATCAAATCTCAGTTGATCCTGAAAATATTAAGGTAAGGGCTTTCACGTTCCGTGAGCTAGCAACAGCAACAAAGAATTTCCGACAGGATTGTCTGTTGGATGAAGGAATTTTCGGGAGAGTATACAAAGGAGTAATTCCTGCCACCGGCCAG CTTGTGGCCGTGAAGCAACTCGATCGAAATGGGATCGGTAAGGAATTTCTGGGTGATGTTTCTGATCTAAGTCTGATGCAGCATGAGAATCTGGTAAATCTCATTGGTTATTGTGCCGATGGTGATCAACGTCTTTTGGTTTACGAGTTGTTTTCTGGGCGCACTCTTGAAAGCCGTCTTTTTG AGAATAAAGAGGATGAAGGACCACTAAGCTGGTTTGACAGAATGAAAATAGTTGCGGGTGCTTCTAAAGGGCTAGAGTACCTACACGAGAGTGCAGACCCTCCAATTATATTCAAGGATTTGAAAGCATCGAGCATCTTGGTGGACAATGATTTCAAAGCCAAAGTCCGTGATGTTGGAATGGCCAAGCTTTTTGGTGCAGACAAGATGAACAACGGACCTCCAAGACTCATGGGCAACAATGGTTACTGCGCTCCGGAGTATGTAAGAGCAGGTCAAATCAGCAAGAAATCAGACGTCTACAGTTTCGGAGTTATCTTGCTGGAGCTCATTACCGGACGAAGAGCCATAGACACTACCAGACCAAATGAAGAGCAAAATCTAGTTGCATGG GCAACACCCTTGTTCAGGGACCCGAAGAGATATCCAGATATGGCGGATCCGGTTCTTAAAAGGAATTTCCCAGATAAAGATCTGAATCAAGTTGTTGCAATAGCATCCATGTGCTTACAGGAGGAAGCAGAAGCTCGACCTTTTATCAGTGACGTTGTAACTGCTCTCAGTTTTCTTTCCGCTGCTCCTGTTGCTGCGCCAGCACCACCCAGTGCTAGTGAAAGCGAAACTGGATCAGTATCCAGAAAGGGGAGCCGTAGATCATCAGTAGATGGTGACGGGCAACTTCCGCCGGCGGTTTCCTCTAAAAACAGTCGCAAAGGCAGCAAAAAATCTTCACTGAAACTGTTAAGCCAGAAGCTAAGCCAAAAATCCTCTGGTGAAGATTCTGGGCGGAAGAGCGGGAAAAAGTCCCACAAAGATCCAAGCCAGAAGAAGAGCAGCAGAAAATCTTCCCTGAGAGGTTTAAGCCACAAGAGCAGTAAAAAATCGTCTAGCAGAAAGAGTAGCAAAGACTCGGAGGATGGAAGCGTTTCCTCAAGCTGCCGTAGCAGCAGTGTGGCATCAGATGATGAAAGGTCCATGTCAGCTCGTAGCAGCATGAGGCTGTCACAAGGGAGTGATCACTCTGACTCAAACAACAGCAGCAGAAGGACAGAGGATGCCGACCATAACTTGCTAGATCGTACAAGCACCATGGAATCTGATGTGGGAAGTGGTCACCCTTTTGACCAAAATAGCAGCAGTGGATCAAGCGTTTACTCTcgataa
- the LOC114189822 gene encoding F-box protein PP2-B10-like: MKEEELPEGCIAEILSYAATPADVLNLSLVSKAFASAAEYDTVWDRFIPSDLSSFLPSSSIPSSTSKKALYHALSDNPTIIDQGKKSFQLEKRSGKKCFMLSARDLHIIWGGTSQYWKWTNLPQSRFEEVARLYAVCWLEIDGKINIRVLSPNTLYAAFLVFKMIDASGFHHHPVELSVGVLGGSSSSRNVCLDPSLEVDEQDETFLGLQRPSERKDGWLEIEMGEFFNSGMEEDELHMKIKETTSNMWKHGFILEGIEVRPKHVR; the protein is encoded by the exons ATGAAGGAGGAAGAGTTGCCTGAAGGATGCATCGCAGAGATATTATCCTACGCTGCCACTCCTGCAGATGTTCTTAAcctctccctcgtttccaaggCCTTTGCTTCTGCTGCTGAATACGACACTGTGTGGGATCGTTTTATCCCTTCCGATCTCTCCTCTTTCCTTCCCTCTTCCTCCATCCCTTCCTCTACCTCTAAGAAGGCTCTCTATCACGCTCTTTCCGACAACCCCACAATCATCGATCAGGGTAAAAAG AGTTTTCAATTGGAGAAGAGGAGTGGGAAGAAGTGTTTCATGCTTTCCGCCAGAGATCTCCACATTATATGGGGTGGCACTTCTCAATATTGGAAGTGGACAAACTTGCCACAGTCCAG GTTTGAAGAAGTTGCGAGGCTTTATGCTGTGTGCTGGTTAGAGATCGATGGGAAGATAAACATCCGTGTCTTGTCCCCAAACACTCTCTACGCAGCTTTTCTAGTGTTCAAGATGATCGATGCCAGCGGATTCCACCACCATCCTGTGGAGTTATCAGTAGGGGTTCTTGGAGGCAGTAGCAGTTCCAGAAATGTTTGTTTGGATCCCAGCTTAGAAGTTGACGAACAGGATGAGACTTTCCTGGGACTGCAACGTCCCAGTGAGAGAAAAGATGGGTGGCTGGAGATTGAGATGGGAGAGTTCTTCAATTCAGGCATGGAAGAAGATGAACTGCATATGAAAATCAAGGAAACAACCAGCAATATGTGGAAACACGGTTTCATTCTTGAAGGGATTGAAGTTAGGCCTAAACATGTTCGCTAG